The Serinus canaria isolate serCan28SL12 chromosome 2, serCan2020, whole genome shotgun sequence genomic interval ACTGGCGTTCAAACATTTGGTAAAAGCACTTGGCAAACACTAATGAATTTGTTCCCACAACAGAGGTGAAGACACGACAGCcaacatttttcaaatttaagtatttaaaattagaCACCAAAGTGTTTTTAGAACCCATGAAAAAAAACGATTGAATTTTTACAACTGTAGAATACTCACAGCTCTCTGCAAATGGCTTCATTACTCATACAAAATATAAGCATTTGTGGAAGACACACGATTTTTCCCACCAGTGTGGAAAGAAAAGCCTCATCCTGTTAAAGTTAATTGCCAAGCTTTCATTCTCATTCAGGGGGTCTGTATTTAGTTCCTGGATTCTGAGGAAACAGCAGCCGGTGATGTgttgctgaagctgctgctaAGATTTTTGAAACTGATTTCAGTGAGAGTTTTAAACTTTGAGGGTTGGACCATTACAGGTAACTACTCTGGTAAGTAACTGTATGTATACTTATTTACATCCGATCAGTTTTCAGCCCCAGAGTGCGCAAAAAGGAGAACGGCAGCAACAGCAAAGTCGACCATGCCTTTCCTCAGCAAAAAGTACAAATATAGAAATAGGGAGGAAGCAAAGGCTGCTGAATTGCAACAATATCAGATAAACaaggataaaattaaaaagcagtttaaatTCTCATTATGATATGTGCACAggttgaagaaaaaaaaaatagaaaaagttgAATATAATGCTAGCAAGCAAAATACAtcaggaagggagggagggagggagggagggagggagggagggaagcaaGAGGGAACCTCAAATCAACCCTCCTGACCTCCACAGATAACGATCATGTTGCTTAATAGAAgaacttgcattttaaaagacgAGCTTAAAGAGACTGTATATTTCTTAACCAGAACTCTGCTTTAAGAGAATCTTAGAAAAACTAGATTTATCTAGTatcaaaagctttttattttttgccctCCTGAGAAAATTTTTTTTGGATGCTTATTGGATTTTGACCCATCCTATTTTAACTCCTTATGAATCTCAACCTTTTGGATAACTTTGCCAGATACAACTTCCTTCCCAGACTGACATGAGCTGGATAAACACCATGAAcaacagcactgctgaaattCCGCACGCGGCTGAGATGTGTAACGAGACTTGTTCCAGCCAGCCGCTGAGCTCTGAGTTCTCCCTGGGTgtgttggtgctgctggctTTCCTCATGGTGTTGCTGTGTCTGGTGACCATCCTTGGAAACATGCTGGTGATCCTTGCTTTCATTATGGACAGAAACCTCAGGCATCGGAGTAACTATTTCTTTCTGAATCTTGCTGTTTCTGACTTTGCAGTGGGTAAGTGAGAGCTGTGGAGCCATGTGCTAATTGTGTTGTGGGACTCTTAAGAGAAGGGCtggtgtttattttctgtgttttttcttctgagagaactatttcccagctgtgtttgGGGGAAGGATGGGGAATGGTGGAAGCTGCATGAAGTATTTTAGCACCctattattttttagaaaataaggGATGCTTTGTTAAGTAAACAGGTACTGTTTCATGTTTCAGGATAAAATACTACTGTGGGAATTTTATGGACTAACAAAGTATGGGAGCTGTTTGTGAAGAGTTTTGGCTGAAATTTAGGTAGTCTAACCAAATACAGCCTATATTGTCTGACAGCTCTTGAATACATGGTCAAAATCTTCTATTTCAGTCTGCTATCACACAATACAGATCATCATCTGACATTTGTTACTAAATAGCaacaaatactatttttaaacattttcctgtACATGCTTTACGTAGAGTAATACCTTAGGAATACGTGTTTTTAtaggcaaataaaaaattacaaattaagCAAATTCTAAGAAGTTTGATgctacatatatatttatacatagGGAACATTTAGTTTTGAAACTTGTACTGTGAAAAAGTACAATTAAAACACAAGTGTGATGTTCAGTTGGAGACTGAAGTATTGCAATATTCTGTGAATTGTTGAGTGTCTTTGCAAAAAGCCTTGGTTAAATTATTGAGTGTTTAGAAGGATGGTTTTAAATAGTTGTGGCTATTTAATGAAATCTATATTCTGACCTGTCATATcccaaaaaaaatttaagtacAATTTTAAGAAGTATactgaaagagcagaagaaactttttaaaaaatttttttgccAGTGCCAGAAGTTCTGTCAGAGGCACAGCTTCTAACAGTCCTGTCCTTGTGATGTTCATATCTCCTTGTATAATGTTTTGATAGCTCCCTGCATATGCTCGATGTCTTCTTCCAGCTTATTTCTGGCTtgttgtgctgcagagctcttgctgcctgctctccaGTTACAGTGCACTGAAAAAAGACAGAGCAGTGAACAGAAAACCAGTGGACAAACTGGTGTTCTCTCGTCTGACTCACCATCTGGCATCATACTGAACAAACACCATCATCTAGCTGAGAATACATAACTTCCTCTGCAAAAGAAGGAAGTATAGCTTACTTGGCATTTCCTACTTTccataattttttgttttgtgataTTTCGTTTACCCGAATGTATagtttttaattataaattttgTTAAAAGCTTTGCCTTTGTCTTAGTTAGACTTTAGAGTCAAActgatttgtatttttgtaGCTATATAATTTAGGTTCAGGTTATGCCTAAACTATCCTTACTTTCTTCTTGATCTAAATTACTAAAAGCTTGCAGAATCATTTGCTTATTCTTTTAACACATCTAATCTAGCTGCTTTTGACATTCAGCAATATTTGCTTTGTCTTGGTGCTTCACTACCTATAGCTGGGTTTGAATAGAGATCTCTGGATTCTTAGTACAGGGAGAACAACAGGAAGATTTTTATGGAAATGGAAACTCTCAAGATATTCTGTTGCAGGAGTACACACTATTAGGTAGTAAATCTAAAGCTGAAACCAAGTTTTTTCCTGATGTGAATGTTAAAATCTATAATGTTTTACTCAAAAGACAAATTGCTAATTGCTCTGTAAATGCAGTGATTCCATTTTGTTGCATCCTTGATGCTGTTCACTGCATTTCTGCATCCCAGTTGAGTGGGATGTTAGTTAGTTAGTTCTTCAACCTCCCAAGGCTGTGTTTGGATTCTGTGTAGGGTGATCACCTCAAAATCCATTAAAATGAGGTCATATTGACTCTTTCACAAAATTTGGATTTAGCAGCCTAAATTTAGGTAGCAATGGGTGTGTGTGGGTCACTCGTGTTCCCACAGTCTGGGGAGTTCCTATAGATAATATCCTATCAGCTTGCCCCTGAAAAGTGGTTATTATCAAGATTTAAAATGAGGAGAAAGGTTAGGCTGGGTGTATTTAATTAACTGTGCTGTTCTTGTCAGCCTTTTGAtcatacagtttttaaaattagtcCGAAACTCGTATTTCTGTAAGAAGTTAACTTCTGGAACATTTTCTGACACCTATGCTTCTAAGAGGATGGAAGCATGGCAGTTGGATAATTTGTTATAGAAAACAGTGAATTGCATTGCGggaaagatgtttttgtttgttttaatttcagcagATAACGCAGAAGAGTGTATACTTCAGCAGGTAGAGCAGTCAATTGCTCCTTCTTTCAGCAGGTGGTGTTAATTGGAGAGGTAACAATGATACATAATAAACATGATACACCTTTCAGAGGGgtattaattataataatttattataagAATTATAAGACTAGTACCTAGCTTGTAGTAAATGTTCTTTGGTTGCAGGGTAATACAAAGCCATCTATGTGGCAATTTCAGCCAGTATTGGTCAATCTTTTATCAGATACTGCAGAAATACATCTCTGCTCTTATGCAGTGCAGTGCCGTGCTGACTGATGTGTgcatttggtttcttttcacAGGTGTGTTCTGTATGCCATTGTACATCCCTTACGCCCTGACAGGGACATGGCACTTGGGAAGGAGCCTGTGCAAGCTCTGGCTGGTCATGGACTATCTCCTGTGCACAGCTTCAGTGTTTAACATCGTCCTTATCAGCTACGACCGTTTCCTCTCCGTTACAAAAGCTGTAAGACTAACATTTCTATTTATTGCTTTATATATGTTGGGATTTCTATAAAACTCAGAGCATGTCATCATTGACACTGAGGTAAATGGTGCTTTGTTATTGGAACCATTtcttaataaagaaattatgatGCTTTAGTGTTGTGTTGGGACTTAGGACATTGCCTTGCTGTGATTTCAATGTTACTCTTGCGCCATTGGCATTAGAAGTTATTTAATTACACTACACAGGAGATAGGAAGGTCCAGGTGGGAAAGAGACAGCAGGCATGTGAGAACTTGGGCTCTGGTCATTAGAAAAGTTGGTGGTGATGAAAACTAGGTTGAGTCAAGGATGTGCTTAGGCTTGCATAAATTTTGTAAGAAGAGCATTTGGAGAGGCAATGAGATGGACTGAGTGATGATCAGATGAGGATCTGAATTACTGCAGGGGGTGATTGACATGTGCTGACAATGAGCAGTTGAGTGGAAACTGATCCCTTGAAGCAAAAAGAAGAATGAATCAAAATATGTGGAGAGGTAAGAGATGTTTCTTGAGTGTTGttgttcttctgtttcagaAGATATCCAAGGAATCAAGGAAGAAATATTATCATTCACCATTTCTAAGCTCTGCTTGGTGTTTGGTCATAGAATCTGAGAAtggtttggaagagacctttaagattaTCTggttccaactccctgccatgggcaaggacaccttcctctagaccAGGTCACTCAGAgttccatccaacctggccttgaacacttccagggatggggcatccacaatgTCTCTGGTCAGCCTGTTCCAGCGCCTCACCATCCTCatagcaaagaatttctttctaatatctgaCTTAAAACTACTCTCTTTTgatttaaagccatttccccttgtcctatctCTGCTTGCCCTTTGGATCCTGGAAGGCTGCAGtcaggtcaccccaaagccttctcttctcctggctgaTGAGCCTGCTTGCTTCAATGACATGTTTCATATTGGACTGGGAGGGTTCTCATTTGGGAGGTGCTGATACAATACCTAATtgctttcccttcttccctAGTGGTATGGTTTTTACAGTTAGTTTTTGctagtttgttggttttgttttttggctttttgggTTATTTTAAGCTGAAGAGTAAAGTATAAGAATCCCTGTATTTAAGACATTAATGAAGCTGCTGAGCTCGGAATAAGAATAATGTAAATTAAAAGGGCCTCTGTAACCTATTTGAGATCCATGTTCTTGTGCCATTGCTGATGGTCTTCATTTACATTATCACATTCTGGTTTTCGTCTTTAGGGTATTAGGATGGAGTGAGTCTAGGAATGTGTAACAGGGCTGTTATCCAAAGAAAAGACACCATGCTTCCTCATAGACTTGGGATCtacctctgcctctgctgcaaagCTAGCCTGTGGCCAGGTTCCAGTCACTCCAGACTTAATAATTTGTGAAGCTGTGCCCAGCTTCCTGTTTTCTGCCTCTAAATTGAGCTGCTTGTCTTGCACAGGGTGGCAAATTTATTACTGCAGACCTGGAGCTGTGCACGGAGCTAATATGATGCTTTAAGATGTAGAGGAGTCTGAATCTTCAGGCTACacatatttaaaacagaaaatacaaaccaaTGTGCATAAACCTGAACTGCTGCTCTGATAGTTGCTGTTGAAATAGGGACAATGCCCTTTGTGTGCTCTGTGGCTGTGAAGGTGCCTTTCATTATTACTTGTGTATCATGCAGGTGTTCTTCCAATGAACAGTACAGGAAGCTGATGAGAAAGGCAGCAGTTCTGAGGAAAGCCTGAGATGCCAAAATTTGAACAgtagagaggaaataaaattgtCCAGCTCTTCATTAACTTATCTTCTTGTGCTATGAAAGATGGAGGGGACCAAGAGTATGGCTGGGCTGTTACAGGGTGGGCTTAGCTCTTGTATATCCTAACCCtggatgattttattttaattcttaataTGCTGTCTGAGTAGACATAAAAGCATAAAGATTTTCAGTAGTGGAATGAACTGTTTACAAGGTAAGGCTAACATTAAAACAGAGTGATTCAATGAGGCAGGGGGTGTTATAGTATATGTCTGGGATAGATTTTTCTGCCATGGTAAGAGGAAACAGTACGAAAAATTGTATTGTCTGGTGTTTGCAGTCTCACAAGGCAACCTGTCTTATATAGAAGGCTCCTTCTTTTGCTCTGCATGTAGGAACACCCACAGCTCCTTTCACTCTCTGCTGAGTCTGGGCTGATGAATCATTTCTTACCAATTCCTTATTGCTACTTTACTGTGTGGTGGAAACAAGCTATGTCCTTTCATACCTGGAAGCCAAATGATAATTTAGCCATCAtaattcctgctcctctcctatgtccagttttaaaataaatcacaggGCTGCAATGTAAGGAGAGCAAGATTAGCAGTTTTTCAGAACCTTACATAGTGAAGACATGTCTGGGCAAATAAAGAACACATACTATATTTGGCTTCATTACATATGGTTTTTTGATATAATTTCTCCCAAAATGTTGTCTGAATATGTGACATGTCCTTTTTCCCTTGCAGGTATCttacagagcccagcagggaatAATGTCCAGCTCTGCCATCAAGATGGTGGCCATCTGGGTCTTAGCATTCCTCCTGTACTGCCCAGCCATCCTGCTTTGGGAGCATGTGGCCGGACACAGCGTGGTAGCGGTGGATCAGTGCTACGCTGAGTTCTTTGACAACTGGTACTTCCTCCTGTGTGCATCCACCCTGGAGTTCTTTGTGCCCCTGCTCTTGGTGACCTACTTCAATGTGCACATCTTCCACAACATCCAGCGGCGCCAGCGGCGTGGCAGCGTGCAGGACTGTGagcctcccaggagcagcagcctgtcctggagGTTTTGTGGCTTGCCAAGGCCAGGGGCATCATCTCCTTCATCAGAAGCAGAGGACAGTGTTTCATCACTAACGCGGTCATGGAGACCAGCAGTGGTGGCTAATGGTCCATCTCGAACAGAAACCAGTTCTAGAGCTTCCCAAAGGaacttttctgcttctttctgttcAAGGTCTGGATCAAAACTGCAACGGGACAAGAAAATAGCAAAGTCTCTTGCCGTAATTGTCTGTGTGTTTGCCATTTGCTGGGCCCCATACTCTTTATTAATGATTATCCGTGGGGTCTGCCAAGGAGAGTGCATCCATAACTCCCTCTATGAAGCAACCTTTTGGCTTTTGTGGATCAATTCCTCTTTGAACCCATTTCTTTATCCTCTCTGTCATATGAGGTTTCGAATGGCTTTTCTGAAGATATTATGTCCCAAAAAGTTTGCAACAT includes:
- the LOC103816020 gene encoding histamine H3 receptor-like translates to MSWINTMNNSTAEIPHAAEMCNETCSSQPLSSEFSLGVLVLLAFLMVLLCLVTILGNMLVILAFIMDRNLRHRSNYFFLNLAVSDFAVGVFCMPLYIPYALTGTWHLGRSLCKLWLVMDYLLCTASVFNIVLISYDRFLSVTKAVSYRAQQGIMSSSAIKMVAIWVLAFLLYCPAILLWEHVAGHSVVAVDQCYAEFFDNWYFLLCASTLEFFVPLLLVTYFNVHIFHNIQRRQRRGSVQDCEPPRSSSLSWRFCGLPRPGASSPSSEAEDSVSSLTRSWRPAVVANGPSRTETSSRASQRNFSASFCSRSGSKLQRDKKIAKSLAVIVCVFAICWAPYSLLMIIRGVCQGECIHNSLYEATFWLLWINSSLNPFLYPLCHMRFRMAFLKILCPKKFATLRSGNTPSI